One genomic region from Verrucomicrobiota bacterium encodes:
- the recA gene encoding recombinase RecA encodes MAKVAKPKTAYGDDRRANLDLAISAINKQFGDNAIMRLGESPKLNVSSISTGSVAIDLALGIGGLPRGRICEIYGSESSGKTTMCLSLIAEAQKNGGTAAFIDVEHALDPKYARILGVDLSELMISQPESGEDALNITETLIRSAAVDVIVLDSVAALVSRVELDGQMGDTTVGLQARMMSQAMRRLAGAINKSNCICLFTNQIREKIGIMFGSPETTPGGRALKFFASVRMDIRRIGQIKDPTGVVIGNRTRLKVVKNKVAAPFTECEFDIMYAEGISKTGSLVDLGVEHGILEKKGAWISYKGDLIGQGREAAKQHLMDNPDQQDEIKSAILEKVNIPVGNVIASKEEEKDEGED; translated from the coding sequence CAATTCGGCGATAACGCCATTATGCGCCTGGGAGAATCACCCAAGCTCAACGTGTCCTCCATTTCAACGGGATCAGTCGCGATCGATTTGGCATTGGGCATCGGCGGACTTCCCCGGGGTCGCATTTGTGAAATCTATGGCTCGGAGTCTTCCGGTAAGACCACTATGTGTCTTAGCCTCATAGCAGAAGCTCAGAAAAACGGTGGAACAGCAGCCTTCATCGACGTAGAACATGCACTCGATCCAAAATATGCCCGTATCTTAGGGGTAGATTTGAGTGAACTAATGATTTCGCAGCCAGAAAGTGGTGAAGATGCCCTCAATATAACTGAAACTCTCATTCGATCAGCCGCTGTGGACGTTATCGTCCTAGATTCTGTTGCAGCATTGGTTTCACGGGTAGAACTCGACGGACAAATGGGCGACACAACTGTCGGACTTCAGGCAAGAATGATGAGCCAGGCCATGCGCCGATTAGCGGGCGCCATCAACAAAAGTAATTGTATTTGCCTTTTCACAAACCAAATACGGGAAAAAATTGGTATTATGTTTGGAAGTCCTGAAACAACACCAGGTGGCCGCGCATTAAAATTTTTCGCGTCTGTCAGGATGGATATTCGCCGTATAGGTCAAATAAAGGATCCTACAGGAGTAGTGATAGGTAACCGAACCCGACTTAAAGTTGTAAAAAATAAAGTGGCCGCTCCCTTCACGGAATGTGAATTTGACATCATGTATGCCGAGGGAATTTCGAAGACCGGTTCTTTGGTTGATTTAGGCGTTGAACATGGGATACTGGAGAAAAAGGGTGCATGGATATCATATAAGGGCGATCTCATTGGACAAGGTCGTGAGGCAGCGAAACAGCACTTGATGGATAATCCAGACCAACAGGATGAAATTAAGAGCGCCATATTGGAGAAAGTTAATATCCCTGTTGGAAATGTTATTGCGTCCAAGGAAGAGGAAAAGGATGAAGGTGAAGATTAG
- the mnmE gene encoding tRNA uridine-5-carboxymethylaminomethyl(34) synthesis GTPase MnmE → MEIQDTFVALSTPHGESALGVIRCSGPLCPNLVKDIFGNKSPTPRRTYVSDYHSETGEFLDNVVYTFYENEKSYTGDSMLELSCHGNPFILQHILEDLVTRGCRHAQPGEFTQSAFLNGKMDLSQAEAVIDLIKARTDLSFKAASNQLQGSLSRRINGIVENLLQIIAEIEAYIDFPEEDLPTDGESSPISRLKNLSDEISELSETARTGIFLREGVKTIIIGAPNAGKSSLLNQLLGESRAIVSNQPGTTRDYIEASFYVDPYRINILDTAGVHSTENEIEKAGIAKTLEQIELSDLILLTIDASESPPLFPDSVLSLLKLDNTILVHNKSDLEFCPKSKAYLPEFQRIEISALTGAGISDLKVKIKDLLGNPIVSEQGDVVAVSARHHTALLEGSKELMSSIDLLNLDEPAELVASHLRDAMGSLERIVGRIDNERMLDKLFSSFCIGK, encoded by the coding sequence ATGGAAATACAGGATACTTTTGTAGCATTATCGACACCTCACGGCGAATCCGCGCTAGGCGTTATACGTTGTAGTGGCCCGTTGTGCCCAAATCTTGTCAAAGATATTTTTGGAAACAAATCCCCTACTCCACGCAGAACTTATGTATCGGACTATCACAGCGAAACAGGCGAATTTCTAGACAATGTAGTCTATACCTTCTATGAAAATGAAAAGTCATATACTGGTGATTCAATGTTGGAGCTTTCGTGTCATGGTAATCCATTTATTCTCCAACACATTCTAGAAGATCTAGTTACGCGCGGATGCAGGCACGCCCAACCAGGTGAATTTACTCAATCTGCATTCCTGAATGGCAAAATGGATCTCAGTCAGGCTGAAGCAGTAATTGATCTCATTAAGGCTAGAACGGATTTATCTTTTAAGGCAGCATCAAATCAACTTCAGGGAAGTCTTAGCCGGCGAATAAATGGAATAGTAGAAAATCTCCTCCAAATCATCGCCGAAATTGAAGCATATATAGATTTTCCGGAAGAAGATCTGCCAACTGACGGTGAATCCTCACCGATCAGTAGATTAAAAAACCTTTCTGATGAGATTTCAGAACTTTCAGAAACAGCGCGGACAGGCATTTTTTTACGCGAAGGAGTAAAGACAATTATCATCGGTGCCCCCAACGCTGGAAAGAGTAGTCTATTGAATCAATTATTAGGTGAATCCCGTGCAATAGTGAGCAATCAACCGGGTACAACGCGCGATTATATTGAAGCTTCATTTTATGTAGATCCATATCGTATTAATATACTGGATACCGCTGGCGTCCATTCTACTGAAAACGAAATCGAGAAAGCGGGGATTGCTAAAACGTTGGAACAAATAGAGTTAAGTGATCTCATTCTTCTTACTATTGACGCGTCTGAATCCCCTCCCCTTTTCCCCGATTCTGTATTGTCACTACTAAAACTGGATAATACAATTTTGGTCCACAATAAATCTGACCTGGAATTCTGTCCGAAATCTAAAGCTTATCTTCCAGAGTTTCAACGTATAGAAATTTCTGCCCTTACAGGAGCTGGCATAAGCGACCTCAAGGTTAAAATTAAAGATTTACTTGGTAATCCTATTGTATCTGAACAAGGAGATGTTGTCGCGGTTAGCGCAAGACATCACACCGCTCTTCTGGAGGGATCAAAGGAGCTGATGAGTTCAATCGATTTACTGAATCTGGATGAACCGGCTGAGTTAGTAGCAAGCCATTTGAGAGATGCAATGGGTAGCCTCGAAAGAATTGTTGGCAGAATTGATAATGAGCGTATGCTAGATAAACTTTTTTCTAGTTTTTGCATTGGTAAGTGA